A single region of the Aeromonas hydrophila subsp. hydrophila ATCC 7966 genome encodes:
- a CDS encoding SCO family protein gives MVKPRYPLLFLLLVGGMMAGFYWNQPSLPEHADYYPAGRDINPFAFTDQDGQPFVPASLTGHWTFLFVGYTFCPDICPTTLADLRSVYPELKKIAPNSQVVFISADPQRDDVARLKTYTAFFNPEFKAATGPHDKLFPFVRNLGLIYSIADQGEKDYLIDHSASIVLINPAGKLEAVFRPRLSEGSVPRVVMASMVSDFAKIVRLDDA, from the coding sequence ATGGTTAAACCGCGTTACCCCTTGCTGTTTCTACTGCTGGTTGGGGGCATGATGGCCGGATTTTACTGGAACCAGCCCTCCCTGCCCGAGCATGCCGACTACTACCCGGCGGGGCGGGACATCAATCCATTCGCCTTCACCGATCAGGATGGCCAACCCTTCGTCCCCGCCAGCCTGACCGGCCACTGGACCTTTCTGTTCGTCGGCTACACCTTCTGTCCCGACATCTGCCCGACCACCCTGGCGGATCTGCGTTCCGTCTACCCCGAGCTGAAAAAGATCGCTCCGAACAGCCAGGTGGTGTTCATTTCGGCGGATCCGCAGCGGGATGACGTGGCCCGTCTCAAGACCTATACCGCCTTCTTCAACCCGGAGTTCAAGGCGGCGACCGGCCCTCACGACAAGCTGTTCCCGTTCGTGCGCAATTTGGGGCTCATCTACTCCATCGCCGACCAGGGGGAGAAGGATTACCTGATCGACCACTCCGCCTCCATCGTGCTGATCAATCCGGCCGGCAAGCTGGAGGCCGTGTTTCGCCCCCGTCTGAGCGAGGGCAGTGTGCCCAGGGTCGTGATGGCGAGCATGGTGTCGGACTTTGCCAAGATAGTGCGGCTGGATGACGCATGA